From one Aphis gossypii isolate Hap1 unplaced genomic scaffold, ASM2018417v2 Contig00911, whole genome shotgun sequence genomic stretch:
- the LOC126555559 gene encoding craniofacial development protein 2-like: MAIGKGLKVKSTMFPHKNIHKGTWVSPDGRHVNQIDHILINERFSNNITDVRTYRGADCDSDHFLVASNLRVKLKTMSRNMRPEGVRYDVEKLRDSRKAREFQENMQKMAREFNSNTETVDEQWKIIKHTLGNVSEKVLGKAHRTKKPWLNVIYHKALKRRKIAREKWLNDASNQEKERIFRVKRKEAHNIFRCEKRKYVQNLIREAEQDYRSHSTRQLYHKVNSFIGGYRRQEKFLKKDDGS; this comes from the coding sequence ATGGCCATAGGGAAAGGTCTTAAAGTCAAAAGTACAATGTTCCCGCATAAGAACATACATAAAGGGACGTGGGTGTCACCTGATGGTAGACACGTAAACCAAATagatcatatattaataaatgagaGATTTTCCAATAACATAACGGATGTAAGAACATACAGAGGAGCTGACTGCGACTCTGACCATTTCCTAGTAGCTAGCAACCTTAGGGTTAAGCTAAAAACAATGAGTAGGAATATGAGACCGGAAGGTGTCAGGTATGATGTAGAGAAACTCAGGGATAGTAGGAAAGCTAGAGAATTTCAAGAGAACATGCAGAAAATGGCGCGAGAATTTAACTCAAACACGGAAACAGTAGATGAGcaatggaaaataattaaacatacccTTGGAAATGTGTCGGAGAAAGTTTTAGGGAAAGCCCATAGAACGAAGAAACCCtggttaaatgttatataccaTAAAGCCCTGAAAAGAAGGAAAATAGCAAGGGAAAAATGGCTGAATGATGCCAGCAACCAGGAAAAAGAAAGAATCTTTAGAGTTAAAAGGAAAGAAGCTCATAACATTTTCAGATGTGAAAAGAGAAAGtatgttcaaaatttaataagggAGGCAGAACAAGATTACAGATCACACAGTACACGGCAGCTATATCACAaggtaaatagttttataggtGGATATAGAAGACAAGAAAAATTTCTGAAAAAGGACGATGGAAGCTAG